The proteins below come from a single Argentina anserina chromosome 1, drPotAnse1.1, whole genome shotgun sequence genomic window:
- the LOC126783522 gene encoding ribosome biogenesis regulatory protein homolog gives METDTTAFQIDLGNLMAVDLHHQFPSNPSSREELVKDYIAKGTELVQAIANNLFNLPSTEDIEGTLVKLPAPTTRLPREKHIPKPKPPTKWELFAQKKGIKNRKKDKIAYDESSETWKRRYGYDRANDEDNVPIIEAKMTDVPGEDPFSKRREDKKNRVEKQDKNRLQNLKQAAKVGALPSHIQLAATRLPITGTQAAPQKVTKDELGSVAGIAATATASGGKFDKKLPGEKPGKHKGKYRKFLPVIGGKGIHTQEQEQTNKILNKLISKNSHEMLNVNKAVDMYNVKKDKKRNNRPEKSSSGTPGQLKPRKNLTKKPFNKGSSKSFDKGSKKPFDKGSKRPFNKGSSNKGRK, from the exons ATGGAGACCGATACGACGGCGTTTCAAATCGACCTGGGTAATCTCATGGCGGTTGaccttcatcatcaatttcccTCCAACCCTTCTTCCAG GGAGGAGTTGGTGAAGGATTATATTGCAAAAGGAACTGAGTTAGTTCAAGCTATTGCGAATAATTTATTCAATTTGCCTTCGACTGAAGACATTGAGGGAACACTTGTGAAGTTGCCTGCTCCAACTACTAGATTGCCCCGAGAAAAGCAT ATTCCAAAGCCTAAGCCTCCTACAAAATGGGAACTGTTTGCCCAAAAGAAAG GCATAAAGAACCGTAAGAAAGATAAGATTGCGTATGATGAGTCTAGTGAAACTTGGAAACGTCGTTATGGATATGATCGTGCAAATGATGAGGATAATGTACCTATCATTGAGGCAAAGATGACTGATG TACCAGGGGAGGATCCTTTTTCCAAAAGACGAGAAGATAAAAAGAATCGTGTTGAAAAGCAAGACAAAAATAGATTGCAGAACTTGAAGCAAGCTGCAAAAGTTGGTGCTTTGCCAAG TCATATTCAACTAGCTGCTACAAGGTTGCCTATAACAGGAACCCAGGCTGCACCCCAAAAGGTTACTAAAGATGAACTTGGGAGTGTTGCTGGAATTGCAGCAACTGCAACAGCCAGTGGTGGAAAGTTTGATAAGAAATTGCCAGGTGAAAAACCTGGTAAACATAAAGGAAAGTATCGCAAG TTTTTACCAGTTATAGGTGGGAAAGGGATACACACGCAAGAGCAGGAGCAAACCAATAAAATTCTGAACAAGCTAATTTCTAAGAACTCCCATGAGATGCTCAATGTTAACAAG GCTGTTGACATGTATAATGTGAAGAAAGATAAGAAGCGGAACAACAGACCGGAGAAGTCTTCTTCAGGGACCCCTGGTCAGTTGAAACCAAGGAAAAACCTTACGAAGAAGCCATTTAACAAG